A window of Malania oleifera isolate guangnan ecotype guangnan chromosome 2, ASM2987363v1, whole genome shotgun sequence genomic DNA:
ATTTCAATAGTGTTacattatttttgggaaaaaaagaagagagatttTACTAAAGAGAAAAGGAAGTAAAAAAGGAGCATAAGAAATCTTCCTTagaagattaaaaataaaaaatatcaaaacgGCCAATCCTGCCAATAATGCTGTTTGAAACGATCTGCTTCAAAAAGCCCATGAGGCCAATTCTGATCCTATACAAAAGATGGACGAAGACATCCCTTACAACCAAATCCCTGACAAAACAGCAAGAAGTGCACACCTCCACAATGCCAACCCAACTTTACCCCTTCTATAACCTAAAAATAAGAAGGCCAATAATTTCTTCAACAACTCTAGACACACACAACACTCTCCAAACAGGCCAAAAAGATAATTCCACACCCTCAATAAAAAGAAGCAATGGTGGAACAGGTTTGAGACGCATTGTGAATTATCAAAAAATACATACATCCAGAGACATAGCTTTAAAACACCTCCTACTCTACGACAGAATGTTAGTGTTAACCCTATTAAGAACAACTAACAAACAAAAGCCTTAAGCTTTGAGAGGAAGTTGGCCTTCCACTTTGAACCATGATGCAGAAGGAGTGAAGGGCATGGTTTTATGGGTCAAATGCTAAAAAAAGACTTACAATAGTACTCCCCCAAATCAAGAACCCATGAATGGCAGTCATTAAAAAGACCTTCCTATCATCAAAAGATCtacaaatatacaaatataaataaaaaaaggaataGATTCATTGTGCAATGATGATAATCTATACAGGTGTGAGGAAAATTAGTCCAAGACAAAGAACCCATACCCCCCAccccaaaataattaaataaataaatgacaTCTTCCCAAAACTGAATGGGGCACCCATTACACACAACAAATTTagtatacaaaataaaaaataagatataTTTGTGAAATACCCTTCCAAGGACTGTCACAACATCTTGGCCCCAAATTAGCATCCCACCCTTTATCCagcaaaccaaatttatttttaacacTTTGAGCCAAATGGAAGAATCCTCTAGGGGAAAATGCCACAACCATTCACCCATTAGAGTGATGTTCATAGACAACAATTTCCCAAGACCCAAACCTCGCTCCTTTTATAATCTACAAACAACGACCCAAACTAACTAAGATGGTCCTTTTTCTCCCCCACCGCAAACCACAGGAAATCTCTCACAACTTTCTCAATATTTCTAGCTACGCCCCAGCTCTAAAAATAGACAAGAAACAGAGAGAAATACTAGCAATACAAGACTGAATGAGGGTGGTATGCCACCTAGATAAAATAAAGCATGCTTCCGCCATCCAATCTCTTGGACACCTTCTCCACCACGGGATCCCAAAACTCAACCAACTTGTTACCACCTAAAGGCACTCCAAATAAATTGAACGCAAATTAAGAATACCACACCCAACTAAAGAGGACAGTTCCCAAGATCTAAACAGACTGACATTAATACAAGTTATCCACTCTTGCCCAAATATTCTTTTAAATTGGTGACCCTCTCAAACATTTGCAAAATAATAGCACATTTAAAAATATTCCTATAACCCTTGTAAGAAGAAAATATTATCCAATCCTATGAACCAATCTACTCACTTGAGATAACTACCACAAGAACAAACAAAAGAGGAGAAGAAGATCCCCTCACCTAACCTCCCTCAAAGCCCTAAACCATGTTTTCAAATTATCCTTTAAAAACAATCCATTTTTCTCTCCTTCTATTAACAACCTCAACAACCTAATTTGCTACTAAAATACCATCCATCATCTGTCTATTTCGCACAGAAGCACTTTGAGCCTCTGAAATAGTATCTCCTCATAGAACTCAGGTTATCAGCTCTACCTTTGCAATAATCTTTCACACAAGTCACTAGACTAATAAGCTAAAAACCGAAACTTTAATAGACCTATTCTTCTTAGGCACCAAGGTTACAAAAGATAAGAGTTAATACTTCTGGCCAAAATCCCATTAAAATAGAACTCATTGAAAAACTTCATTAAATCCCCCTTAAACACATCCCAACATTCTTGAAAGAAAGTTGTGCTAAACCCTTCCTGACCCAGAGCCTTAATCCTTTCCATCCTAAACACAAGCTCCTCAACCTCACTTTCCTCAAATGATCATTCCAACCACCACAAAAATAGAACTACCCTACAACCTCTTACACATAGGCCTATAAACATCATCTGCAGCTAAAGAATTAGCAAAAGAAATTTGTGATCTCCCCCGCATAACAAAATAAGAATTCCCTAATATGGATGAACCTCCCATTCCATACATCTGTCCTCCCAAATACTTCAAACCCCACTCTCCTAGTCCACTCTCTCAAGTTTAgtttcttaaataaaaaaaatatcctaGCAACTCCtattcaaaatttccataataAACCCCCTTTTTCTCACATTTCCTGGACCCCTTAGGTTCCAACCAATGATCTTCATTTTTCTAACCACAAAAGTATAGATTTCATTgataagagaagaatttacaaaaaggagaaaaagacttCTCTCGTCAAAATTATGGAAAAATCCAGAAAAGACaaactaataaaacaaaaattagaaaaaaagaatataaattCAGAGCAGAAGATTTCTCCAATCTCGCTGAATATCCGAAAAAACTAACTCCCTTAAAGCAATCGAACCCAACACACCATAAAGAAACTAggtaatgaatcttctcccaaactaGGTACCAATTCAATTTTCTCCTTGAAAACACCCAtgcattatgctccaaccataatccccacaacactacaaaaatatcatatttccgtAGTGCCATCGTCTCCTACCTCCTACCAAACCCCTCAAAAGAAATAGAGAGCAATCCCACCACTAACGCTGGATAGACCCAAGATTCTCCCATCACACCAAATGAATTATTCCAAAATCTCCAAGCATAGTGACAGTGTAAAAATAGACGACGTGTTGATTCAGAATTCGTATAGTAGAACACGCATACATCTAAAGAtaaggccttcaaaggtctcctaacctgcaacaagttattagggttgattttattaagcacaatcaGCCATATGAAGGCCTTAATTTTTAGGGGAGCTTTTGCCTTCCAAATAGATAAATATATGGGAAAACAAGCATGGAAACAggtcaaaaaataaaataaaaaaaaaaaacaagaatatACCCCTGAATTatttaaaacccaaaaccaagtATCCCTAGCTGAAGAAAGATGACAGTTGTTCAATAACAACAAGAAGGATGAAAGTTCCAACAGTCCCCTATCATTAAGAGGTCTTCTGAAATTAAAATTCCAATAAACCAAAAGGCTACACAAGTcaaccaaaagaaagaaatcATACCATCTTACCCTCAGCTCAAACGAAAGATGTGGCTAGAATATAATCCCCCAGCCACGGATCTTTCCAAAATTGAATCTGAGAGCCCATCCCCACCACAAATTTAATGTGAGGCATAAACAACAGATAAATTTGAGAAATAGATCTCCAAGGGCTCTCCGATGAACATTGTGAACCAACATTGGTATCCCACCGATTCTCACCCACCTCATACTTGCTTCTAATTACACTATGCCAAAGGGCATGATCTTCTATGGTAAAACACCATAACCTTATCTAAAAGGGCTGTTTTTTCAAAACACCAAATTTCTAAGACTTAGCCCTCCTTCCAATATAGACCTACAAACCTCGTCCCATCTTACTAAATAATCTCTAAAGCCTCCGACTCCGAACCACAAGAAATCCCTCatgattttctcaattttattagCAATCCTCACTAGCATTCTAAAAAATAGACATATAATATAATGGGATACTAGATAAGCAGGCCTATATGAGGTTGATTCTAACCCCCTAGGGAAAAGAGAGCCCATTTCCAACCATCAAGCCTCTTAGCAACTCTCCACTACCAGATTCCAAAAATCACATATCTAGGATTGCCCCCATGTCGCGCATGTCTTAGAGAAACTATCATTTCAACCATTTATATGTGCTCTTTTATAAAGTGAACACTAAATGTGGTTCTTTTGAGGACCTTCCAAAGACTTCATCTGCTGCCACCTGCTGCTACCTAGATAAGAAACATCCACTTAAATCACTAGGATGTTAGATGGGGCCTCACACCATGGCTTATTTTGTGAAGAAACCAATACCTTCTTCTATCcctttgatgtaggacaagaaccAAGACCTTGGGAGGATCCTtgctggagaataattaagaagactagggttaaggaattgtgaggttaagttatagtttattatgtgtttagtattaattagtataggattaagTGTATTTGGGggtaggggtatgtttgtaatgtaatgtaatgtagttttaggggtttatgtgtaatttcatgtacagaggctttcttataaatagtgtgtgaaagccatgttgtaggcagttgatgaatttgaattgaagttgaATGTGAGGCCCCCCCCCCCAATTATCTcctctccatggctgcagaaccttgatacTGTTTCTGCATCATTTAAAAAATTCAGcctcgaattttgaaatgttgtaggatcaaaagggagaagcaaacttggattaTTTGGATGAGAACCAAACATCTTCCATAAACGTGTACAATAGAGTTATCAACCCAAAACATCTCATACGGCTCTGGGTGAGGTTCCAGATAGAGCTGCATTTGAGTGATTTATGGAAACCAAATTCATTGGACATCTTCCCCATCAATaatgattttgcaaaccttttATCCACATCTGAGAAAGGTGTTGAAGAGCTTGACATTGTGCTCAAGGTATGATAAGGAcattcctttttcctataatttgtcaccatgtGGCTGAATTTATGGATATAAATATGTTGCAACATAGATATCACCAACAACCCTCCAACACAATTTTCCACAAGCcttactcccaatttctcaaaaactatcttcaattcgccttgatattgattgtccggctgaaatgaaacaaactgacaaagaaaactcacaaattacagCAATAAAAACCGGATTTTTAGTGGAGTGACAATATCCAGGGTTCCGTGCCAAAAGTTATTGCATTTGCTTGCAATATATTATGTCCACagtcaaaatattttcttgaagctcaaaatattGCAGAAAAAAGTCCAAAATATCGTGGCTGGGCAATTCTTGTCAGACTGGAAACAGGAGATGGTAGCAGACACTCTCACTCGCAGTGACTGGCGCGTGGGGCGCATGGGCCACCAGCAATGGTGCTCCGGTGATGATTTTTCAGGCGAGGGTAGATCAGGAGTTGGGGAATACAGTGGTGGTGGCTGTATGTCAAAAGAACTCCAGCAATTTTGTATTTTGAAGGGGTTGGCTTCTGGAGAAGTTTAGCCAGCACGTAAGCGTCCTCCAGTGGCCAGAGAGCGATGAAATTTTGAGGGGAAGGGTTTTAGGGGGTTCTGTTTTTGGTGGTATGAGTGGTGTTGCAGGATGGTGGCTGGAAAGTGGCGTTCGAAGATATGGGAACACAGCTGGAATTTTCTGAAAAGTTTTGAAACTGCAGAACTGCTTTTTGATTttcgattttcattttttttaatactgaAATTATAGAAACTAAGTTCTGTTTTTGGTGGTATGAGTGTTGCAGGATGGTGGCTGGAAGGTGGCGTTCGAAGATATGGGGACACAGCTGGAATTTTCTGAAAAGTTTTGAAACTGCAGAACTGCTTttcgattttcattttttttaatactgaAATTATAGAAACTAAGAGATGAGAGATTAACAGAGAAGGAGAGACTAATGGAGATAatggaaagaagaagaagaagaagaagatgagagATTAACAGAGGAGGAGAGATTAATGGAGATGATGGAAAGAAGAAGACAAGAAAAGGGTAGACTGCTGCTGGGCTGCAGGGAATTATGGACAGAACAGGAGATCAGCAACAGAGAagaaacaagaagagaagaagaggaagagaggaGGAGAAGAGTGAAGGAGAATGGGTggactgaaatggaagaatggagatcatggttgggctctgataccaaaatgatGCAGGGgtagcatcaaggttctgcagccatggagagattagaagagaagaaggggaagggaggagagaggagataccagggggaaaAGTCACGTtcaacttcaattcaaattcatcaacaactgcctacaacatggctttcacacactatttataagaaagcctctttacataAAATTACACAAACTCCTAAAACtgcattacattacaaacatacccctactttacacaaatattacaaacaacccccaaatacacataatcctaaaCTAATTCATACttaacacacataataaactactaacttaacctcacaattccttaaccctactcttcttaattattcacCAGCAAGGATcctcccaaggtcttgcttcttgtcctacatcaccctTGTTCTGCCATCAACAGATCCAACAATAAACCCTCGTCAAACTTGCACATGCTTTCCAAATCATCATTAAAGTCACACGAGCTTTCCTTGTCACCTCATCCTCTTGAaatgaaatttcttttaattgtttGTTCATTTGCTTTTTGAGACGATCCAATGAAAAATAGTTGAGAAGAAATGGCTTTTGCACAGGACCACTCATCTGTAAATTATTATGTTTCGTACCGTTCTTCAACCTCACTTTGTTCAGCCAATTGGGCTTCTTCAAACGCAAAACTCCATTGAGATCCTTTTTAACAACAGCTCATTTTTTCCTCCACCTTCCCTTAGAAATAGGCCCATTCCCCTGGCTTGCATTTAACCTAAATACCTCAGCCCCTTATTAACTTTAATAGGCCCATTAGTCTAAGTCCTTTTACAGTAAGGCCTGAATCTTATATTCCCTGCTTCTTTGAAATTGAAAACCCCCCAACCAAATCCTCATATCCCATCCCCTTCCCACCAGTTCAGTGAATTACAAAAAATCTTCCCAGACTCTTTACAGTAGGGTTTCAACAGCTGCAAACCACACACTCGCCAGCAAACACAGCCTCCTTCACCAGAGCTGATCAATGAACTTCAGCATAGGATTTATTTGACCTTCTTGAAGCAGTATGACTCCCAGTCTCCCACTTTTCTCAGTCCTTTGAAGACCTGTCAACCAACATTTGCAACAACAAAGGATCATCCCCTCAGCCTTCAAATTAATGTCTTCTTGACCAAGAATATCCTTCAAAGTACTCAGGAGCTTCCACCACCCAGCAACTTTGAACCCATCTGGGAAATGGACAAAGCTGCTTGACCTACCTATCTGTACATCTCCAAACACAGAAACCTTCCCCCACATGTTCCCAAGTTGCTTCAGATGAAGAAAACCTCCCTACACTCTGAACAACAAACCCCCAATACTCTCTATCTAACCAACATAGCCCTGACCAAAATGCCATAATATGAACCAACACCCACACAAATTCTTCATCACTCAGCACCACTGAGGACATTCTGAGAACCACATAATCTTATATGAGTTGAATTATTCTCCAATCATTTGAAGTTGAAAACCTTTCATTCCACCTTGAAAGAATGGTGATACCCCAGTAGGTTACCAGGGTAAGAAGCTGGAAAGATGGAAATTGGTTGCAAAGGTTGACATGATTATGAATTAAGATATAATTCAAGGAAAATTTGGATTTATGGTAAAAAaagagttcaagaaatttcagaTGCAGAAAATCAAAGGCACAGGCACAGTTGAAATGCAactaagtattattattataacataatatTACATTCATTTTTATTGATTCCTGttcttattattataaatattatagtGTGAACTAATGCAACGTTATGGGGGCATTACTATCAGCCAAAATAGGAGGCCAATCTAGTCCCAAAACTAGGATACCCATGGTATGGGGTTCCCACAAAACTTGCCAAATCACATCAGATTCTAGCCCGAAAATATGTGGAGATGGCATAGACATCACATTACTGGGAATATTcttaggaggatttcttatgctcctttTTATGTATATTCTTTCTCctttaattcttctttttctatctTTCAACATGCTATGAATCAAACCGCCCCTAAACTGTTAAATACATGCCGCACCATTACAGCAAACAAGAGAATACTGAGGGATTCATGACACTTTCGTTTCTTTAAGCCTTACATATGATGGATTCATTTGATTGGCAGAGTTATACGTTAGAGTGGGAGAACCGAGGTTTCAACATAAAACCTAAAATTTTCTAGCCGTAAATTCAAGAGATTTTAGCCAAGAAATATAAAAAGGATCCTACACGTACAACTTTACATTACTTAAAGCAATAGCAATGAATGTCTAAGTCTTGTGGTTCTCTACATTCAACAATAGCAAAAAGCTGAGTGTTTGTTAACTTCAAAGCAATAGCAGTGAGTGTCTTGGAAGTGAATGAATTCTTTGAGATTTTCAATCTATTAGAAGTTCATATATTGTATTTGGATATGGATATATAACTAAAACacgtgtgtatataaatatatttatgctATTATATCATGTTAAGCATTAGGTTATAGATAAGATAATTAATGTCTATAAAAAAATCTTTTTCGCAATGAGATCTGAATGatattcacccctccccccttttCCACCTAGGTACTactatttcaaaattattttcagtCAATCATTGGCTGTGGGATATTATTTGACAGTTCGACATAGAACATTGCAACTCTCCATATCCATCACCAGTATCATTAAAAGATACAAAACATTTAATTTTAGGAAGTTAAAATCACTAAATAGGAAAAAACATTCAAGTGTGATACCTCATCATCAGATTCATCAGATTCAGAATCCTCATCTACATCATCGCTACTGTCTTCCTCATTGTCTTCATCTTTTTTGGACTTGCTTTCTTTAGGGTCTACAATTTTCACCTTTGGCTTTTCAGAAGATTCGGGTTTGGCTGCATTAGCCTTAGTCGTATCAGCCTTTGTAGCCTCAACCTTTAGTTCTAAATTTCCTGAAACATTTAACAGAAAAAGACCAAAAAAAATAGACTCAGCTGGTATCAATGAGTAGCATATAATTAAGACCAAGTAAAATAAGTATTATGTACCATTCTCAGACAGCAATGGAGCTTCCTCTTCAGAATCGGACTCAGAgtctgaaaaatgaaaataaatacagAACTGAGAATCAACTCTAGGGTTACAACTTACAACTACATGAGAACTTTTACACAATCAATTTTATGACTCACCAGAATAGTCGCTCGTGGCAATCCAAAGATTAAAGAGTCAAGGAAATAAAAGTTAGAAAAAGGGTGGGGGCTCAAGGGGAAAATGATTTATATCGACCATCACTACTTTCAAATGTCCTCGGCACCACACACAAGGTTGGGCCTTAcaattttcaaatacaatatagCGAGGCGCCAAATAGCATATATAgtggtaaaatttaaaaaaataaaaaaataatgaaagaaaatgaACAGTCGGGAAATTCTGCCATAAAGAACATTAGATCCACTCAAACAGTTGCATAAAGCCATAAAGGCTAAGTTGTTGTCAAAATGAAAAATAGTCTAGCTCCACAAAATCAAACTTCAACTAATAACTCTGCTTGTATGGATCAAACAACAATAAGCTATATGACAGGTATTGCCCCTtaattttctgatttttggtttgagggttttttttaaaagtaatacCAATGGACCCTTAATTTTTCAAGATAACAAAACGATGAAAAGATGGGAAAAAAGGTAAAGAAAGTTAACATCATTTGACACAATATGAACCATCTCATTAtgtctattaaattaaataatcctttactttttattttactctattttttacaatttaattaaaaattttcaatgtatATTAGGATGTAAAGAAGTAGACACGAAAAAATTATAGGTAGTTAAGAATCAATAAGTAGTTAGTTACAGATGTTTTTGTAGATATAATTAGGTTAGTTATAGGATACATAGAATTTTTATGTATTACCAGAAATTTTtcaatgtaatatatatatatatatatatatatatggagatattttacaaaaagaaaaaGTAGAAACCAAAGTACGAGATTCCCTTTCATATACGTACATATATGAAATGCCTCGTATATTGAATGGGGCTCCTAGCATCAAATTTTTACCTCAATTAAAAGTCACACCAATTACATGAATAAATTAAACTCAAAAAGCAGAACTACATTTGTCAGGGTGGCAACATTTTCAAAACAGCTTAAAGATATTCACAACAGCTTCACAGAAAAGAAGGATAAATTATATAACATCAACTGAATGAAAAATTGGAACATTGTTAAGGATATCCAGCTGGAACAACAGCTTCATAACCTAAAAAGTAAACACTCCCTTTTTTCCAGTTATGAGAGAGTTCAAACTTTTGCTCAAACACAATATCGAAAGCTAGCTGAGGGCAAACTTCAGGGGATAGTGTTCCTAAAACAAGCTTCTTATCACCAATCTTTACAAAAAGGGGGATAGATTCCTTCCCTTTGTCCTTAGATTCACCCAATGCAGCCTTGAaaataaaatccacacactatatATTAGGaacatatcaaataaaataagtGAAATGCAAGTGATAGGCGAACAAGTCCATAGATCATAAACCTGAGAAAGATGTATGATCTTGGTAAAATCAGGATTCACTTCAAGGGACTGACCAGGTTTGACTTCAACACCTGGAGGCAATGTAAAGAAAAAATATACACAAGATCAGTAAATCAAAGTATCATAACTAAAAGGATGCATCATATCGAGAGCAATATGAACTACATATAAGGAAATGGGGGGATCATTGACAGACATAGGCAACTTCAGCGCCTGTCCATAAGGTCATCAGATTAAAATCATACAACTGCAATCACAACTGTTACTGCCAAATAAAAGATTCTATTTTCAGGGAAAGGTGTGATG
This region includes:
- the LOC131148769 gene encoding histone deacetylase HDT1-like — translated: MEFWGVEVKPGQSLEVNPDFTKIIHLSQAALGESKDKGKESIPLFVKIGDKKLVLGTLSPEVCPQLAFDIVFEQKFELSHNWKKGSVYFLGYEAVVPAGSDYSDSESDSEEEAPLLSENGNLELKVEATKADTTKANAAKPESSEKPKVKIVDPKESKSKKDEDNEEDSSDDVDEDSESDESDDEEMDQMVDGDDSSDDDEDDEEDEDEDEETPKKAEPSKKRPSESAVKTPVPDKKAKLVSPQKTGGKKGGHTATPYPKQAAKTAAAKDKPKAQTPKSGGQVSCKSCSKTFNSESALQNHSKAKHSGK